The proteins below are encoded in one region of Clostridium fermenticellae:
- the trxA gene encoding thioredoxin has translation MVNEIKDTNFSEVIEEKKVPVIVDFWAPWCGPCKMLGPVMEEISDELDGKSKFYKLNVDENPVSSMEYNVASIPTVIIFKDGKPAKTLVGFRPKDAVKGVIEDYI, from the coding sequence ATGGTAAATGAAATAAAAGATACTAATTTTTCAGAAGTTATTGAAGAAAAAAAGGTTCCTGTAATAGTAGATTTTTGGGCACCTTGGTGCGGACCTTGTAAAATGCTCGGACCTGTTATGGAGGAAATTTCAGATGAATTAGATGGAAAATCGAAATTTTATAAATTAAATGTAGATGAGAATCCAGTTTCATCAATGGAATATAATGTAGCAAGTATACCTACAGTTATTATATTTAAAGATGGGAAACCAGCAAAAACTCTTGTTGGCTTCAGACCAAAAGACGCTGTAAAAGGTGTTATAGAAGATTATATCTAG
- a CDS encoding tetratricopeptide repeat protein, protein MKIDSGHGLFGRLSLKKKVILFCVLSLIVIGIVVKQAVYNHNLNGQSKMLNKLDDKTSSEKGRITSKNAAKTDNKDKIYEEKYNQSYKYFSDKNYTGCIKTADEIIKERPGFYKAYNIKGIAQCYSNNYTEGMNNIDESLKIKPDFGYARFNKALAYELYGYYEDALLWYDKALEVEKYVWSYYGKASIYGRRGDVKNAVKYLKIAISMSSDIKSIAAQEKDFAPIENSKEFQDLIK, encoded by the coding sequence ATGAAAATAGACTCTGGACATGGATTATTTGGCAGGCTATCACTCAAGAAAAAAGTAATATTATTTTGTGTATTATCTCTTATAGTAATTGGCATAGTAGTTAAACAGGCAGTTTATAATCATAATTTAAATGGGCAAAGCAAGATGCTTAATAAATTAGATGATAAAACTTCAAGTGAGAAAGGGAGAATAACTTCTAAAAACGCTGCGAAAACTGATAATAAAGACAAAATATATGAAGAAAAGTATAATCAAAGTTATAAGTATTTTAGTGATAAAAATTATACCGGGTGTATAAAAACAGCAGATGAAATAATAAAAGAAAGACCCGGTTTCTATAAAGCATATAATATAAAGGGAATAGCACAGTGTTATAGTAACAATTACACTGAAGGTATGAATAATATAGACGAATCACTTAAAATAAAACCTGATTTTGGATATGCTAGATTTAATAAAGCGCTGGCGTATGAACTTTATGGGTACTATGAAGATGCTCTTCTCTGGTATGATAAAGCACTTGAAGTTGAAAAATATGTATGGAGTTATTACGGTAAGGCTAGTATATATGGAAGACGAGGAGATGTTAAAAATGCAGTTAAGTATTTAAAGATTGCTATTAGTATGTCCTCTGATATAAAATCAATTGCTGCACAAGAAAAGGATTTTGCTCCAATAGAAAATTCAAAAGAGTTTCAGGATTTGATAAAGTAG
- a CDS encoding FAD-binding oxidoreductase yields MKTEVIEKLKQICGNDFATNDLSQIQGYLYDETENLIRPEASKECIVVKPSSSEEISEILKYANEKLIPVVSRGGGTGVVSGVIPTRPSIIISLERLNKLVELDEKNLMITVESGVTLASLLEILSNSSDLFFPVHPGDEGAQIGGMVATNAGGTGAVKHGIMRNHVKALEIVLPTGELVTLGGKLLKNNMGYDLLHLIIGSEGTLGIITKVTLRLYAKSNYSGTLVVSFDSTRDAANSVPAILQSGITPRAIEYVERSIAIKAAKHIGTTWPSENGSVDLIFIIDGSSEDELYDTSEKIVEICEANNAVDSIIAESSKEQKRILDIRSNVYTPYKEHVADGLDMAVPPSSIPDFIDDITRIAKKYNTEIPSAGHIGDGNIHNFILTDENGNLPSYYEEFKKELYKTALKYGGTITAEHGTGKTKKNYMSLQYTDREIKIMEGIKKVFDPNNILNCGNIV; encoded by the coding sequence TTGAAAACTGAAGTAATTGAAAAATTAAAACAAATATGCGGAAATGATTTTGCAACAAATGATTTATCTCAAATACAGGGGTATTTATACGATGAAACTGAAAATCTGATTCGTCCTGAAGCTTCGAAGGAGTGTATTGTTGTAAAGCCATCATCATCAGAAGAAATATCAGAAATTCTAAAATATGCAAACGAAAAACTAATACCCGTAGTTTCACGAGGTGGTGGTACTGGAGTTGTTAGTGGTGTTATTCCTACAAGACCAAGTATAATAATATCTCTTGAAAGACTTAACAAATTAGTTGAACTTGATGAAAAAAATTTGATGATCACAGTAGAATCTGGAGTAACTCTTGCATCCCTACTGGAAATTTTGAGCAATAGCAGTGATTTATTTTTTCCGGTTCATCCCGGGGATGAAGGCGCACAAATAGGAGGAATGGTCGCAACAAACGCCGGTGGTACCGGTGCTGTAAAACATGGAATAATGAGAAATCATGTAAAGGCACTCGAGATTGTTTTGCCTACTGGCGAACTGGTGACCCTTGGTGGAAAACTGTTAAAAAACAATATGGGATACGACCTTCTACATTTGATAATTGGCAGTGAAGGCACTTTAGGAATCATAACAAAGGTGACTTTAAGACTTTATGCAAAAAGCAACTACAGCGGAACTCTGGTCGTATCATTTGATTCAACCAGAGATGCTGCAAACTCCGTTCCAGCTATACTCCAATCCGGTATCACTCCACGTGCCATCGAATATGTTGAGAGAAGTATAGCAATTAAAGCTGCAAAACATATAGGAACTACATGGCCTTCTGAAAATGGTTCTGTTGACCTCATTTTTATAATTGATGGTTCTAGTGAGGATGAGTTATATGATACGAGCGAAAAAATAGTTGAAATATGTGAGGCTAATAATGCTGTAGATAGTATAATAGCAGAAAGCAGCAAGGAACAGAAACGTATTTTGGATATTAGAAGTAATGTATACACTCCTTACAAGGAACATGTAGCTGATGGTCTCGATATGGCTGTTCCTCCTTCATCCATACCTGATTTCATAGATGATATAACTAGAATCGCCAAAAAATACAATACAGAAATACCTTCAGCTGGCCACATAGGTGATGGAAACATCCATAATTTTATTTTAACCGATGAGAATGGAAATCTGCCTTCTTATTATGAGGAATTCAAGAAGGAATTATATAAAACTGCTTTAAAATACGGCGGCACTATAACTGCCGAACACGGAACTGGAAAAACAAAAAAGAATTATATGTCACTTCAATATACAGACAGAGAAATTAAAATCATGGAAGGAATAAAAAAAGTCTTTGATCCAAATAACATATTAAATTGCGGTAATATCGTGTAG
- a CDS encoding Fe-S-containing hydro-lyase encodes MEKHITTPFTKDKAMSLKAGESVLISGIIYTARDAAHKRLVELLDNGHELPIDVKNQIIYYAGPAPAKPGMPIGSVGPTTSYRMDPYAPRLIDIGLTGMVGKGVRSEEVIESMKKNKAVYFGAIGGAGALIAKSVEESEVVAYEDLGSEAIRKLKVKDFPAVVVIDSFGNNLYEIGRKNYLESKL; translated from the coding sequence ATGGAAAAACATATAACAACTCCATTTACAAAAGATAAAGCGATGTCTTTGAAAGCCGGAGAAAGTGTTTTAATATCCGGTATAATATATACTGCAAGAGATGCGGCACATAAAAGACTTGTTGAGCTCTTAGATAATGGACATGAATTACCTATTGATGTAAAGAATCAAATAATATATTATGCAGGACCAGCACCCGCAAAACCAGGAATGCCAATAGGATCAGTAGGCCCTACTACAAGCTATAGGATGGATCCATATGCTCCGAGACTAATTGATATAGGACTTACAGGTATGGTTGGAAAGGGAGTAAGGTCTGAGGAAGTAATAGAATCAATGAAGAAAAACAAAGCTGTTTATTTCGGCGCAATAGGTGGTGCTGGAGCACTTATAGCAAAATCAGTAGAAGAAAGTGAAGTTGTTGCATATGAAGATCTGGGATCAGAAGCTATAAGAAAACTTAAGGTAAAAGATTTTCCAGCAGTGGTTGTAATAGATAGTTTTGGGAATAACCTATATGAAATAGGAAGAAAAAATTATCTTGAATCAAAACTATAA
- a CDS encoding tetratricopeptide repeat protein, with product MDKSRRLYARALKIYNQGCIYKAINLCEESISLDASNVAALNLKGLLYYLNGDLERAQKTWKINARVNKDSVAQKYLEDSKKDKVNLEKYINAVNAVKNLKINEALELLKMCSESDYNCINVNNYKALCYIKKGEYIKAQECIDKVLSVDKRNSMAKKNIKMLAEYDFTGKGYNFRKIGKTILAVVIIVIFIGGVSFGVKSIITREKIKASNDKKVNSVNVKKTQISKEKKKPSKENIEKFSAGTMQEYINNKDFESMYNYFEKWKDKNLSGTDKELVQNAAQILSGDEAVEYFYNSGYSLINSQDYEKAKSGLYKAYQFGSNNYLYPHIIYLLGLSYNSTDDKASAVKYFNEYDENFSNGDYEDAVLYDLVIIYKDTEIAKAKMYAQKLTKNYPSSIYNNSIVNSVINQ from the coding sequence ATGGATAAATCTAGAAGATTATATGCCAGAGCTTTAAAAATATATAATCAAGGTTGTATCTATAAAGCTATCAATTTGTGTGAAGAAAGTATAAGCCTTGATGCAAGTAATGTTGCTGCTTTAAATCTTAAGGGATTGTTATATTATTTAAACGGGGATCTTGAACGTGCACAAAAAACATGGAAAATTAATGCTCGTGTAAATAAAGACAGCGTAGCTCAAAAATATCTTGAAGATAGCAAAAAAGATAAAGTCAATCTTGAAAAATACATAAATGCCGTAAACGCAGTGAAAAACCTGAAAATAAATGAAGCACTTGAACTTCTTAAAATGTGTTCCGAAAGTGATTATAATTGCATAAATGTAAATAATTATAAAGCTTTATGCTATATAAAAAAAGGCGAGTACATAAAAGCACAGGAGTGCATAGATAAAGTGCTTAGTGTGGATAAAAGAAATTCAATGGCTAAAAAGAATATTAAAATGCTTGCAGAATATGATTTTACAGGAAAAGGGTATAATTTCAGAAAAATAGGAAAAACAATTTTGGCTGTTGTAATCATAGTCATATTCATCGGAGGAGTTTCTTTTGGAGTAAAAAGTATTATCACAAGGGAAAAAATAAAAGCGAGTAATGATAAGAAGGTAAACAGTGTAAATGTAAAAAAGACACAAATATCTAAAGAAAAAAAGAAGCCCTCTAAAGAAAATATAGAGAAATTTTCTGCAGGTACTATGCAGGAATACATAAATAATAAGGATTTTGAATCAATGTATAACTATTTTGAAAAATGGAAGGATAAAAATCTATCCGGTACAGATAAGGAACTTGTTCAGAATGCAGCTCAAATACTGTCAGGTGATGAGGCGGTAGAGTATTTTTATAATAGTGGATATAGTCTTATAAACAGTCAGGATTATGAAAAAGCCAAGAGTGGGTTATACAAGGCATATCAGTTTGGTTCTAATAATTATTTATATCCGCATATAATATATTTGCTTGGATTAAGTTATAACTCGACAGATGATAAAGCTAGTGCTGTAAAGTATTTTAATGAGTATGACGAGAATTTTTCAAATGGTGACTATGAAGATGCAGTATTATATGATTTAGTTATCATATATAAGGATACCGAGATAGCCAAGGCAAAAATGTATGCCCAAAAACTCACAAAAAATTATCCGTCATCCATATATAATAACTCTATAGTTAACTCCGTAATAAATCAGTAG
- a CDS encoding NAD(P)/FAD-dependent oxidoreductase, whose translation MDDRYDIAIIGSGVAGLSAAVNSKIRNKNIIVFGNENLSNKLNMAPRINNYLGFYNIKGSDLKDKVKNHIDSMGISITYERINAVYAMGNYFVMSVNQKNYESRALVIATGVQSVNLLRGEQEFLGRGVGYCATCDAPLYRGRVVTIVGYNKEAEKEANFVGELASKLYYVPMYNKDLKLNNNIEIVLDKPVEIVGNNKVEKLVLKHREINTDGVFILKDSIAPDQLVPGIELDGGHIKVDANMKTNIRGCYAAGDCAGKPYQYMKAAGQGQIAALSAVSYIDSLQK comes from the coding sequence GTGGATGATAGATATGATATAGCAATAATAGGAAGTGGTGTGGCAGGATTATCAGCGGCTGTAAACTCAAAGATTAGGAATAAAAATATTATAGTGTTTGGAAATGAGAATTTGAGTAATAAGCTTAATATGGCTCCACGAATTAATAATTATCTTGGCTTTTATAATATAAAAGGAAGCGACCTTAAAGATAAAGTTAAAAACCATATAGATTCAATGGGTATAAGTATAACGTATGAAAGAATAAATGCAGTATATGCTATGGGAAATTATTTTGTAATGTCTGTAAATCAAAAAAATTATGAGTCTAGAGCACTTGTAATAGCAACCGGTGTACAGTCTGTGAATCTACTGAGAGGTGAACAGGAATTCCTTGGCAGAGGTGTTGGATATTGTGCTACGTGTGATGCACCTTTATATAGAGGAAGAGTCGTGACAATTGTAGGCTATAATAAAGAAGCAGAAAAAGAAGCCAATTTTGTCGGTGAACTTGCATCAAAATTGTACTATGTACCTATGTATAATAAGGATTTAAAGCTCAACAATAATATAGAAATAGTATTGGATAAACCAGTTGAAATTGTAGGAAATAATAAAGTAGAAAAACTTGTATTAAAACATAGAGAAATAAATACAGATGGAGTTTTTATACTAAAAGACAGTATAGCACCCGATCAACTTGTTCCAGGAATAGAACTTGATGGAGGGCATATAAAAGTGGATGCTAATATGAAGACAAATATACGCGGTTGTTATGCTGCCGGAGATTGTGCCGGAAAACCATATCAGTATATGAAAGCAGCTGGTCAAGGTCAAATTGCAGCTTTAAGTG